From Apium graveolens cultivar Ventura chromosome 9, ASM990537v1, whole genome shotgun sequence, the proteins below share one genomic window:
- the LOC141683782 gene encoding mavicyanin-like, whose product MKNVLGLERANICVFMMAMMCGCMQIGGGTVYKVGDSAGWTTIGKVDYKQWAATKTFQVNDVILFEYSSQFHNVMQVKHVHYKSCNASFPITTHTSGNDSITITKHGHHFFLCGVPGHCQAGQKVDINVLRLSDSLPPSSPPTALPTSSAIVPAPSSSKGASFYVLSWFSYHLWMVMAVVVALF is encoded by the exons ATGAAAAATGTGCTGGGTTTGGAGAGAGCTAATATATGTGTTTTTATGATGGCGATGATGTGTGGTTGCATGCAGATAGGAGGAGGCACAGTGTACAAGGTAGGGGACTCAGCTGGCTGGACAACCATTGGGAAAGTTGATTACAAACAGTGGGCTGCTACCAAAACCTTTCAAGTTAATGATGTTATAT TGTTCGAGTACAGCTCTCAATTCCACAATGTAATGCAAGTGAAACATGTACACTACAAGTCATGCAATGCATCTTTCCCAATTACCACCCACACATCAGGTAATGACTCCATCACCATCACCAAGCACGGCCACCATTTCTTTCTCTGCGGGGTTCCAGGTCACTGCCAAGCCGGTCAGAAAGTCGACATCAACGTACTTCGCCTTTCTGATTCACTTCCTCCATCTTCCCCTCCTACTGCATTGCCCACTTCTTCCGCCATTGTACCTGCACCTTCTTCAAGTAAAGGAGCTTCATTCTACGTTTTGAGCTGGTTTTCGTATCACCTTTGGATGGTTATGGCTGTTGTTGTAGCCTTGTTTTGA
- the LOC141683780 gene encoding long chain acyl-CoA synthetase 6, peroxisomal-like isoform X1, giving the protein MDSPATRRFKVITSHLTSISGDQPSLLRSVQTSGELFSEQGYSVVLPQKSQKGKSNVYRSALSPLNLITTFPNHPEISTLHDNFERSAETFRDQKYLGTRVGADGSVGEYMWMTYGEAATARSSIGSGLLNHGIPKGSCIGLYFINRPEWMIVDHACSAYSYVSVPLYDTLGPDAVNFIINHDTVQAIFCVRKTLDTLLSCLSKIPSVRLVVVVGVADGQMSSLPLTPGVEVVSYSELLEQGQSNFRPFCPPKPADVATICYTSGTTGNPKGAVLSHGGLIANVAGATYKIKWNSSDVYISYLPLAHIYERYHQIMVPYYGTAVGFYQGDTTKLLDDMVHLRPTIFCSVPRLFNKIYASILNSIKASGAMNEKLFTASFNAKKQSMNGKNPTFIWDSVIFNHIKEKLGGRVRYMFSAAAPLSPDVMDFLRVCFDGCIIEAYGMTENSCMITCMDDNDYLTGHVGSPNPACEVKLVDVPEMEYTSNDRPYPRGEICVRGPTVFPGYFKDEKQTKEAMDEDEWLHTGDIGMWLPGGRLKIVDRKKNIFKLAQGEYVAPEKLENVYAKCKFVAQCFIHGDSTKSALVAVISLDQDVLKPWAVAEGIMYESLHQLCQDQRTKAAVLADMDAVGRQSQLRGFEFAKAVTLVLEPFTLDNGLLTPTFKIKRAAAKAYFAKEISRMYTELSASETSAKKLL; this is encoded by the exons ATGGATTCTCCAGCTACTCGCCGTTTTAAAGTCATCACTAGTCACTTGACCTCCATTTCCGGTGACCAGCCGTCGCTTCTTCGATCAGTCCAAACCTCCGGCGAGCTCTTCTCCG AGCAGGGGTACAGCGTTGTCCTCCCGCAGAAATCGCAGAAAGGAAAGTCGAATGTTTATAG ATCTGCGCTTTCACCTCTGAACCTCATCACCACGTTTCCTAATCATCCTGAAATTAGTACCTTGCATGATAATTTTGA GCGCTCTGCTGAAACATTTCGAGATCAAAAGTATTTAGGTACACGAGTTGGGGCGGATGGAAGTGTTGGAGA GTACATGTGGATGACATATGGGGAAGCAGCTACAGCTCGTTCATCAATTGGTTCTGGTTTACTGAATCATGGCATACCAAAG GGATCTTGCATCGGGCTCTATTTCATCAATAGACCTGAGTGGATGATAGTTGATCATGCTTGCTCTGCATATTCCTATGTGTCAGTTCCTTTGTATGATACCCTTG GTCCTGATGCtgtaaattttataataaatCATGATACTGTACAAGCTATATTTTGTGTGCGGAAAACACTAGATACT TTGCTGAGCTGCTTGTCTAAGATTCCTTCTGTGCGACTAGTAGTG GTGGTTGGTGTAGCAGATGGTCAAATGTCATCACTACCATTAACCCCAGGAGTAGAGGTTGTATCATACTCAGAACTACTTGAACAG GGACAGAGCAATTTCCGGCCCTTTTGTCCACCAAAACCTGCTGATGTTGCAACAATATGCTATACAAGTGGTACAACTGGGAATCCAAAG GGGGCTGTACTGTCCCATGGAGGTTTGATCGCAAACGTAGCTGGCGCAACTTATAAAATTAAATGGAATTCTTCAGATGT TTATATATCATATCTTCCTTTAGCACACATATATGAACGGTATCACCAGATAATGGTGCCATATTATGGTACTGCAGTTGGATTCTACCAGGGG GACACCACAAAATTGTTGGATGATATGGTGCATTTAAGACCCACAATTTTTTGCAGTGTTCCTAGGTTGTTTAATAAAATATATGCCAG TATTCTAAATTCTATAAAGGCGTCTGGGGCTATGAACGAGAAGTTATTTACTGCTAGTTTCAATGCTAAGAAGCAGTCAATGAACG GAAAGAATCCCACTTTCATTTGGGATAGTGTCATATTTAACCACATAAAGGAAAAACTTGGAGGTCGAGTTCGTTATATGTTTTCAGCTGCAGCACCTCTATCTCCTGATGTAATGGACTTTTTGAGGGT ATGCTTCGACGGTTGCATTATAGAAGCGTATGGGATGACTGAAAATTCTTGCATGATAACTTGCATGGATGATAACGATTATTTAACTGGTCATGTGGGTTCTCCCAATCCTGCTTGTG AAGTAAAGCTCGTGGATGTTCCAGAAATGGAATATACATCTAATGATCGGCCTTATCCACGTGGTGAGATCTGCGTAAGAGGCCCCACTGTGTTCCCAGGATACTTCAAAGATGAAAAGCAGAC AAAAGAAGCAATGGATGAAGACGAATGGCTTCATACTGGAGACATTGGGATGTGGTTACCCGGGGGCAGACTAAAGATCGTTGATAG GAAGAAGAACATATTTAAACTGGCACAGGGAGAATATGTAGCTCCCGAAAAACTTGAAAATGTCTATGCTAAATGCAAATTTGTTGCACAGTGCTTTATACACG GTGACAGCACAAAATCCGCTTTAGTTGCTGTCATCTCGCTAGATCAGGATGTGTTGAAACCATGGGCAGTAGCTGAAGGCATCATG TATGAGAGCTTACACCAGCTGTGCCAAGACCAGAGAACAAAGGCAGCCGTCTTGGCTGACATGGATGCCGTGGGTAGACAAAGCCAG TTGAGAGGCTTCGAATTTGCAAAAGCTGTGACTTTGGTGCTTGAGCCATTTACTCTGGATAATGGCCTACTCACTCCTACCTTCAAG ATCAAAAGAGCTGCAGCAAAGGCATACTTTGCAAAAGAAATATCTAGGATGTACACAGAGCTTTCAGCCTCCGAAACCTCTGCAAAGAAGCTACTGTAG
- the LOC141683780 gene encoding long chain acyl-CoA synthetase 6, peroxisomal-like isoform X2 has translation MWMTYGEAATARSSIGSGLLNHGIPKGSCIGLYFINRPEWMIVDHACSAYSYVSVPLYDTLGPDAVNFIINHDTVQAIFCVRKTLDTLLSCLSKIPSVRLVVVVGVADGQMSSLPLTPGVEVVSYSELLEQGQSNFRPFCPPKPADVATICYTSGTTGNPKGAVLSHGGLIANVAGATYKIKWNSSDVYISYLPLAHIYERYHQIMVPYYGTAVGFYQGDTTKLLDDMVHLRPTIFCSVPRLFNKIYASILNSIKASGAMNEKLFTASFNAKKQSMNGKNPTFIWDSVIFNHIKEKLGGRVRYMFSAAAPLSPDVMDFLRVCFDGCIIEAYGMTENSCMITCMDDNDYLTGHVGSPNPACEVKLVDVPEMEYTSNDRPYPRGEICVRGPTVFPGYFKDEKQTKEAMDEDEWLHTGDIGMWLPGGRLKIVDRKKNIFKLAQGEYVAPEKLENVYAKCKFVAQCFIHGDSTKSALVAVISLDQDVLKPWAVAEGIMYESLHQLCQDQRTKAAVLADMDAVGRQSQLRGFEFAKAVTLVLEPFTLDNGLLTPTFKIKRAAAKAYFAKEISRMYTELSASETSAKKLL, from the exons ATGTGGATGACATATGGGGAAGCAGCTACAGCTCGTTCATCAATTGGTTCTGGTTTACTGAATCATGGCATACCAAAG GGATCTTGCATCGGGCTCTATTTCATCAATAGACCTGAGTGGATGATAGTTGATCATGCTTGCTCTGCATATTCCTATGTGTCAGTTCCTTTGTATGATACCCTTG GTCCTGATGCtgtaaattttataataaatCATGATACTGTACAAGCTATATTTTGTGTGCGGAAAACACTAGATACT TTGCTGAGCTGCTTGTCTAAGATTCCTTCTGTGCGACTAGTAGTG GTGGTTGGTGTAGCAGATGGTCAAATGTCATCACTACCATTAACCCCAGGAGTAGAGGTTGTATCATACTCAGAACTACTTGAACAG GGACAGAGCAATTTCCGGCCCTTTTGTCCACCAAAACCTGCTGATGTTGCAACAATATGCTATACAAGTGGTACAACTGGGAATCCAAAG GGGGCTGTACTGTCCCATGGAGGTTTGATCGCAAACGTAGCTGGCGCAACTTATAAAATTAAATGGAATTCTTCAGATGT TTATATATCATATCTTCCTTTAGCACACATATATGAACGGTATCACCAGATAATGGTGCCATATTATGGTACTGCAGTTGGATTCTACCAGGGG GACACCACAAAATTGTTGGATGATATGGTGCATTTAAGACCCACAATTTTTTGCAGTGTTCCTAGGTTGTTTAATAAAATATATGCCAG TATTCTAAATTCTATAAAGGCGTCTGGGGCTATGAACGAGAAGTTATTTACTGCTAGTTTCAATGCTAAGAAGCAGTCAATGAACG GAAAGAATCCCACTTTCATTTGGGATAGTGTCATATTTAACCACATAAAGGAAAAACTTGGAGGTCGAGTTCGTTATATGTTTTCAGCTGCAGCACCTCTATCTCCTGATGTAATGGACTTTTTGAGGGT ATGCTTCGACGGTTGCATTATAGAAGCGTATGGGATGACTGAAAATTCTTGCATGATAACTTGCATGGATGATAACGATTATTTAACTGGTCATGTGGGTTCTCCCAATCCTGCTTGTG AAGTAAAGCTCGTGGATGTTCCAGAAATGGAATATACATCTAATGATCGGCCTTATCCACGTGGTGAGATCTGCGTAAGAGGCCCCACTGTGTTCCCAGGATACTTCAAAGATGAAAAGCAGAC AAAAGAAGCAATGGATGAAGACGAATGGCTTCATACTGGAGACATTGGGATGTGGTTACCCGGGGGCAGACTAAAGATCGTTGATAG GAAGAAGAACATATTTAAACTGGCACAGGGAGAATATGTAGCTCCCGAAAAACTTGAAAATGTCTATGCTAAATGCAAATTTGTTGCACAGTGCTTTATACACG GTGACAGCACAAAATCCGCTTTAGTTGCTGTCATCTCGCTAGATCAGGATGTGTTGAAACCATGGGCAGTAGCTGAAGGCATCATG TATGAGAGCTTACACCAGCTGTGCCAAGACCAGAGAACAAAGGCAGCCGTCTTGGCTGACATGGATGCCGTGGGTAGACAAAGCCAG TTGAGAGGCTTCGAATTTGCAAAAGCTGTGACTTTGGTGCTTGAGCCATTTACTCTGGATAATGGCCTACTCACTCCTACCTTCAAG ATCAAAAGAGCTGCAGCAAAGGCATACTTTGCAAAAGAAATATCTAGGATGTACACAGAGCTTTCAGCCTCCGAAACCTCTGCAAAGAAGCTACTGTAG